A portion of the Candidatus Poribacteria bacterium genome contains these proteins:
- a CDS encoding DUF11 domain-containing protein, which yields MRGLSYVVALIFLISFLPVLSSAQYVALPTSDVGDGKFLCIAGNRVSGGIGNQKVVLWFNIPAGTATFNVAVFDGDQGGYWDITYNDPNVSVWRLYADPQKSPSGGQLVDSWTSEEMLDNTWYTRSVAVSDAARSPIGDYFYRLEVMWQNPATSDDLNGFKVGTDVGTIAAVPGSELCFIGATLNTPGDHDGPGADPPTSYDGTWDFYMWVPAGLKRITFQEGDADWGPSGAPPDNNTRKPEFAVGDDISFTVYGPDGNPMPLSPPGSQPSGNRQFVTHILDASDLGLETLPSGVYRWHWEGVDMHNQTIIIPSFDLFSQPPPPLPVAGVRIEPDLSQIAYPGQTLSFTHTVSNDESFPDVIDISISNPLGWQTFLLKSDGVTPLMDSNNNGIPDVGSVPGDSSANLILKVSIPSDVVGGTVSTITLTARSSSTSASDQVKDTIVVSSYQGLSITPNNSGTAKPGQSILYQHQVKNKESFQDTIELIPTSSQGWTVVLLDENNNPLVDTNGSGSVDTGPIGAGATKSIKVQLILPQDVAPGTVDTLTLLARSATTSLSDTATDVTTVTEPDKPKIEVTKSADKSTAKPGELVTYTITYRNTGTATAYNLVFTDIVPQNTEFVSASGSGASISYRHSPGGEFDSSPAQPIIAVRWTIPSLSPGGTGSLTLVVKVK from the coding sequence GAGGTCTCAGCTATGTAGTGGCTCTCATATTTCTTATCTCCTTTCTCCCGGTTCTCTCCTCGGCTCAATATGTAGCTCTACCTACGTCTGATGTCGGGGACGGAAAGTTCCTTTGCATAGCCGGCAACAGAGTATCAGGGGGGATAGGGAATCAGAAGGTAGTGTTGTGGTTTAATATCCCAGCAGGTACAGCTACCTTTAACGTGGCCGTCTTCGATGGAGATCAGGGGGGATACTGGGATATAACCTACAATGATCCTAATGTGTCGGTGTGGAGGCTGTATGCCGATCCCCAGAAGTCGCCTTCCGGCGGTCAGCTCGTCGATAGTTGGACAAGCGAGGAGATGCTCGATAACACCTGGTATACCAGATCCGTGGCCGTCTCAGACGCCGCCCGATCACCGATCGGCGATTATTTCTACAGACTGGAGGTCATGTGGCAAAATCCGGCTACCTCGGACGATCTCAACGGATTTAAGGTGGGAACAGATGTTGGAACCATCGCTGCCGTTCCGGGAAGCGAGCTTTGTTTTATAGGGGCTACACTGAATACCCCTGGCGATCATGACGGCCCTGGAGCCGATCCCCCTACCAGTTATGACGGCACGTGGGATTTCTATATGTGGGTTCCGGCTGGATTGAAGAGAATAACCTTCCAGGAAGGCGATGCGGATTGGGGGCCGAGTGGCGCTCCTCCCGATAATAACACCAGAAAGCCGGAGTTCGCCGTCGGTGATGACATAAGCTTCACCGTCTACGGTCCTGACGGAAACCCGATGCCTCTATCTCCACCTGGCAGTCAGCCCTCAGGAAACAGGCAATTCGTGACGCATATACTGGACGCGTCTGATCTCGGCCTTGAAACCCTACCATCAGGCGTTTACAGATGGCATTGGGAGGGGGTTGATATGCATAATCAGACGATCATCATCCCTTCTTTTGATCTCTTCTCCCAGCCGCCGCCCCCCCTACCCGTGGCCGGGGTCAGAATAGAGCCTGATCTATCTCAAATAGCCTATCCCGGTCAGACTCTCTCCTTCACCCATACTGTCTCCAATGATGAATCGTTCCCCGATGTTATCGATATATCCATCTCCAACCCGCTGGGCTGGCAGACCTTTCTGCTTAAAAGCGACGGCGTAACTCCCTTAATGGACAGCAACAACAATGGGATTCCGGACGTGGGATCGGTTCCCGGGGATTCTTCGGCTAATCTGATCCTAAAGGTCTCCATACCCTCGGATGTTGTCGGGGGAACCGTGAGCACTATAACGCTAACGGCTCGATCCTCATCCACATCGGCCTCTGATCAGGTGAAGGATACCATCGTGGTGTCCTCCTATCAGGGCCTGAGCATCACCCCGAACAACTCCGGAACGGCTAAACCCGGCCAGAGCATCCTTTATCAGCATCAAGTCAAAAATAAAGAGAGCTTTCAGGATACGATAGAGCTCATACCGACGAGCAGCCAGGGATGGACGGTGGTTCTCCTGGATGAGAACAACAACCCGCTCGTCGATACAAACGGATCTGGATCGGTCGATACGGGGCCGATCGGCGCCGGGGCCACCAAAAGCATAAAGGTTCAGCTTATACTTCCCCAGGACGTTGCTCCGGGCACGGTGGATACCCTTACCTTGCTCGCCCGATCTGCCACGACGTCCCTATCCGATACGGCTACAGATGTGACGACCGTGACTGAGCCGGATAAGCCTAAAATAGAGGTAACTAAATCGGCGGATAAGTCAACGGCAAAGCCTGGAGAGCTTGTGACCTATACCATAACCTATCGCAACACGGGAACGGCAACGGCCTACAACCTGGTCTTCACCGATATAGTGCCGCAGAATACGGAATTCGTCAGCGCCTCCGGATCGGGCGCATCCATAAGTTACAGGCATAGCCCAGGCGGAGAGTTCGATTCATCCCCAGCTCAGCCGATCATCGCCGTTAGATGGACTATCCCCTCGCTCTCGCCTGGTGGAACGGGAAGTTTAACTTTGGTGGTGAAGGTTAAATAA
- a CDS encoding DUF11 domain-containing protein: MKGIIKVIGLISVVTAVSIASAQTTGGMIPWEFEGYTVEIHSQPQNIPQLADILPFIAAQLSREDWFGLRFGGVNPDTFWVYELYDADADKPVKRITLAEMMGMETENGCKMILDDQVNPTEIITQYEILKGDYHLIFKRTISLLDDPNLPGGKRVVMTYSIENKNPGALMLRLTERWAHDDEAIVEGDRSILTLSKGKEHNGFPILVQVFDGQIDGIEVKKAAGEMGLSVTITAHKAIKVERTYAKPTTYLGSVSFGVATTEDPDYCLEQAKNIAEYLATGNPKPVLVVETRVDKWEALPGEEVTYTLNCFNNGTGRAVNGAVIEPMPSMVRYLPGSAKGEGTRISYSVDGGQTFHEKVEDETAVTHIRWEIPGPLSPGESIEMSFKAKVKGAGAEE, from the coding sequence ATGAAGGGAATCATAAAGGTTATCGGTTTGATCTCAGTTGTAACCGCCGTGTCAATCGCATCGGCGCAGACCACCGGAGGGATGATACCATGGGAATTTGAAGGATACACGGTTGAGATTCACTCTCAACCGCAAAACATCCCTCAGCTCGCCGATATACTTCCATTCATCGCCGCCCAGCTTAGCAGGGAGGATTGGTTTGGGCTGCGGTTCGGAGGAGTTAATCCCGATACCTTTTGGGTCTATGAACTCTACGATGCCGATGCTGATAAACCTGTAAAACGGATAACGCTGGCCGAGATGATGGGGATGGAGACGGAGAACGGATGTAAGATGATACTGGATGATCAAGTCAATCCGACCGAAATTATCACCCAATATGAGATACTCAAGGGCGATTATCACCTGATATTCAAGAGAACCATATCGCTTTTGGATGATCCGAACCTCCCCGGCGGGAAAAGGGTTGTGATGACCTATTCCATCGAGAACAAAAACCCCGGAGCTCTCATGCTCAGGTTGACGGAGAGATGGGCTCACGATGATGAGGCGATCGTCGAGGGAGATAGATCCATCCTGACACTTAGTAAGGGAAAGGAACACAACGGATTCCCCATACTGGTTCAGGTCTTCGACGGTCAGATCGATGGGATCGAGGTCAAAAAAGCCGCTGGGGAGATGGGTTTGTCCGTTACCATCACCGCTCATAAGGCGATTAAAGTGGAAAGGACCTATGCGAAGCCCACGACTTATCTGGGATCGGTCTCCTTCGGTGTCGCCACCACCGAAGATCCGGATTACTGCCTGGAACAGGCGAAGAACATAGCAGAGTACCTGGCTACGGGAAACCCCAAGCCGGTGCTGGTGGTCGAGACGAGGGTGGATAAATGGGAGGCGCTCCCCGGCGAAGAGGTCACCTACACGCTCAATTGTTTCAACAACGGGACCGGACGAGCGGTGAACGGTGCCGTCATAGAACCCATGCCTTCCATGGTCCGATATCTGCCCGGCAGCGCCAAGGGAGAAGGGACGAGGATAAGCTACTCCGTTGACGGTGGACAGACTTTTCATGAGAAGGTCGAGGACGAGACGGCTGTGACGCACATAAGGTGGGAGATACCCGGCCCGCTTTCGCCAGGCGAGTCGATCGAAATGAGTTTCAAAGCCAAGGTTAAAGGCGCGGGGGCTGAGGAGTGA